From Chlamydia avium 10DC88:
AAACACATCATATTACTCCTAAACCAATTATTAAGGGAATTTTTGCTAATCCCATTCCTCAAGGAAAGAAAAAAGAAACTACAGAATCTCCCCCACTTCCTTTATCAGTAACGGAATGTGAGAAACTAATTCAAAAATATGAAACTCTCATGCACGAGGCAGCTAATGAATTTCGATTTGACGACGCAGCTAAATATCGAGATAAAATGAAAGCAGTCAAAGAACATTTGCTTTATCTTTCATAAAATTCTTTGGAATCTACTTGCTTTTTACATTCATATGCCCTTAAATTTCCCATATACTCTTTCTCTGATTAATCAGAGTTAAATGACTTTGAAAAGAGTATTCAATCCCTTGATAAAAGAGATAAAGTTTATGTTAGAAGTTGCTATTTCTGATATTCAAGCACGAGAAATCTTAGACTCTCGTGGATATCCTACGCTATGTGTTAAAGTAATTACAGACTTAGGGACTTTTGGAGAAGCTTGTGTACCTTCAGGAGCTTCGACTGGAATAAAAGAAGCTTTAGAACTTCGTGATCAAGATGGCTCACGCTATCAAGGGAAAGGAGTATTACAAGCGAAGAGACATATTACAGAAATTCTTCTTCCTGTCCTTCAAGGATTGAATATCTTCGACCAAATCCTTGTAGATACAATTATGATAGATACCGATGGGACGCCAAATAAAGAAAAAATCGGTGCTAATGCAATTTTAGGAGTATCTCTAGCACTTGCTAAAGCCGCAGCGACAACACTAGATCTCCCTCTTTATCATTATGTTGGAGGATGTTTTTCCCATATCCTTCCCTGCCCTATGATGAATCTTATTAATGGCGGCATGCATGCAAACAATGGCTTGCAATTCCAAGAATTTATGATTCGCCCCCTAGGGGCTCCATCATTGACAGAAGCTATACGTATGGGTGCTGATGTTTTCCATACTCTTAAAACACTTCTTAATGATAAGCACCTCACTACAGGAGTTGGAGATGAAGGAGGATTTGCTCCTCAATTGCAATCAAATGCTGATGCTTTAGATCTTCTCATGCAAGCTATTGAGAAAAGTGGTTTCACCCCTGGTGAAGATATTTCCTTAGCATTAGATTGTGCCGCATCATCTTTCTATGACGAGAAAACACGTACATATCAAGGGAAAAGCTACCAAGAGCAAGTAGAAATCTTAGCTGATCTTTGTAATCGCTACCCTATAGATTCTATAGAAGATGGTCTCGCTGAAGAGGATTATGAAGGCTGGAAATTACTCACTACAACATTAGGCAACCGTATCCAAATTGTAGGGGATGATCTTTTTGTGACTAATCCTGAACTCATTTCCGAGGGAATTCATAAAGGAATAGCCAATGCCGTATTAATTAAACCTAATCAAATAGGAACATTGACAGAAACATCTGAGGCTATACGGCTTGCTCATAATCATGGATATTCAACAATTCTCTCTCATCGATCAGGAGAAACAGAAGACACTACAATTGCAGATCTCTCAGTAGCGTTTAATACAGGACAAATTAAAACAGGATCTCTATCGCGTTCAGAACGCATTGCCAAGTACAATAGGCTCATGGAAATAGAAGAAGAACTAGGGAATGTCGCCTGTTTCAAAGATTCAAATCCATTTTCTAAGCGATAACTTTTCTACGATTCTCATTGTCTTTTCTAAGAAAATATAAGGTTTGTGTCTTACCAAATCAAATAGTAGGTGTTTGGTTAAGCTAAATCTTTTATATATCCAAAAAAGTAAATACACAAATAACTAGCCTACAGGACAGACAAGGTTTCTTCAAAAAATATCCTCAATCTGTGTAGTTCGTGTAAATGATTCCTTTTACAAAAACAATAGGTTTCCGTTTATGGTTAGCATGTG
This genomic window contains:
- the eno gene encoding phosphopyruvate hydratase → MLEVAISDIQAREILDSRGYPTLCVKVITDLGTFGEACVPSGASTGIKEALELRDQDGSRYQGKGVLQAKRHITEILLPVLQGLNIFDQILVDTIMIDTDGTPNKEKIGANAILGVSLALAKAAATTLDLPLYHYVGGCFSHILPCPMMNLINGGMHANNGLQFQEFMIRPLGAPSLTEAIRMGADVFHTLKTLLNDKHLTTGVGDEGGFAPQLQSNADALDLLMQAIEKSGFTPGEDISLALDCAASSFYDEKTRTYQGKSYQEQVEILADLCNRYPIDSIEDGLAEEDYEGWKLLTTTLGNRIQIVGDDLFVTNPELISEGIHKGIANAVLIKPNQIGTLTETSEAIRLAHNHGYSTILSHRSGETEDTTIADLSVAFNTGQIKTGSLSRSERIAKYNRLMEIEEELGNVACFKDSNPFSKR